A genomic stretch from Acinonyx jubatus isolate Ajub_Pintada_27869175 chromosome E2, VMU_Ajub_asm_v1.0, whole genome shotgun sequence includes:
- the CYTH2 gene encoding cytohesin-2 isoform X1: MEDGVYEPPDLTPEERMELENIRRRKQELLVEIQRLREELSEAMSEVEGLEANEGSKTLQRNRKMAMGRKKFNMDPKKGIQFLVENELLQNTPEEIARFLYKGEGLNKTAIGDYLGEREELNLAVLHAFVDLHEFTDLNLVQALRQFLWSFRLPGEAQKIDRMMEAFAQRYCLCNPGVFQSTDTCYVLSFAVIMLNTSLHNPNVRDKPGLERFVAMNRGINEGGDLPEELLRNLYDSIRNEPFKIPEDDGNDLTHTFFNPDREGWLLKLGGRVKTWKRRWFILTDNCLYYFEYTTDKEPRGIIPLENLSIREVDDPRKPNCFELYIPNNKGQLIKACKTEADGRVVEGNHVVYRISAPTQEEKEEWIKSIQAAVSVDPFYEMLAARKKRISVKKKPEQP; the protein is encoded by the exons ATGGAGGACGGTGTCTATG AGCCCCCAGACCTGACTCCGGAGGAGCGGATGGAGCTGGAGAACATCCGGCGGCGGAAGCAGGAGCTGCTGGTGGAGATCCAGCGCCTTCGGGAGGAGCTCAGTGAAGCCATGAGCGAGGTGGAGGGTCTGGAGGCCAATGAGGGCAg TAAGACTTTGCAACGGAACCGGAAGATGGCAATGGGCAGGAAGAAGTTCAACATGGATCCCAAGAAG gGGATCCAGTTTTTGGTGGAGAACGAACTTCTGCAGAATACACCCGAGGAGATCGCCCGCTTCCTGTACAAGGGCGAGGGCCTGAACAAGACAGCCATCGGGGACTACCTGGGGGAGAG GGAAGAGCTGAACCTGGCAGTGCTCCATGCCTTCGTGGATCTGCACGAGTTTACTGACCTCAACCTGGTGCAGGCCCTCAG GCAGTTTCTCTGGAGCTTTCGCCTCCCCGGGGAGGCCCAGAAGATTGACCGGATGATGGAAGCGTTTGCCCAGCGATACTGCCTGTGCAACCCTGGGGTCTTCCAGTCCACAG ACACATGCTACGTGCTGTCCTTCGCCGTGATCATGCTGAACACCAGCCTCCACAACCCCAACGTCCGGGACAAGCCAGGCCTGGAGCGCTTTGTGGCCATGAACCGGGGCATCAACGAGGGTGGGGACCTGCCTGAGGAGCTGCTCAGG AACCTCTACGACAGCATCCGAAACGAGCCCTTCAAGATTCCTGAGGATGATGGGAATGACCTGACCCACACCTTCTTCAACCCGGATCGGGAGGGCTGGCTCCTTAAGCTGG GGGGCCGGGTGAAGACGTGGAAGCGGCGCTGGTTTATCCTCACAGACAACTGCCTCTACTATTTTGAGTACACTACG GACAAGGAGCCCCGAGGTATCATCCCCCTGGAGAATCTGAGCATCCGCGAAGTGGATGACCCCCGGAAACCG AACTGCTTCGAGCTCTACATCCCCAACAACAAGGGGCAGCTCATCAAAGCCTGCAAAACGGAGGCCGACGGCCGAGTGGTGGAGGGCAACCACGTGGTGTACCGGATCTCGGCCCCGacacaggaggagaaggaggagtggaTCAAGTCCATCCA GGCCGCTGTGAGCGTGGACCCCTTCTACGAGATGCTGGCGGCGAGGAAGAAGCGGATTTCTGTCAAGAAGAAGCCAGAGCAGCCCtga
- the CYTH2 gene encoding cytohesin-2 isoform X2 — MDPGVRTPKLPVTSPRMEAENQGLTPLPKPPDLTPEERMELENIRRRKQELLVEIQRLREELSEAMSEVEGLEANEGSKTLQRNRKMAMGRKKFNMDPKKGIQFLVENELLQNTPEEIARFLYKGEGLNKTAIGDYLGEREELNLAVLHAFVDLHEFTDLNLVQALRQFLWSFRLPGEAQKIDRMMEAFAQRYCLCNPGVFQSTDTCYVLSFAVIMLNTSLHNPNVRDKPGLERFVAMNRGINEGGDLPEELLRNLYDSIRNEPFKIPEDDGNDLTHTFFNPDREGWLLKLGGGRVKTWKRRWFILTDNCLYYFEYTTDKEPRGIIPLENLSIREVDDPRKPNCFELYIPNNKGQLIKACKTEADGRVVEGNHVVYRISAPTQEEKEEWIKSIQAAVSVDPFYEMLAARKKRISVKKKPEQP; from the exons ATGGACCCAGGAGTCCGGACACCCAAGCTCCCAGTTACCTCGCCAAGAATGGAGGCAGAAAACCAAGGCCTCACCCCCCTTCCAA AGCCCCCAGACCTGACTCCGGAGGAGCGGATGGAGCTGGAGAACATCCGGCGGCGGAAGCAGGAGCTGCTGGTGGAGATCCAGCGCCTTCGGGAGGAGCTCAGTGAAGCCATGAGCGAGGTGGAGGGTCTGGAGGCCAATGAGGGCAg TAAGACTTTGCAACGGAACCGGAAGATGGCAATGGGCAGGAAGAAGTTCAACATGGATCCCAAGAAG gGGATCCAGTTTTTGGTGGAGAACGAACTTCTGCAGAATACACCCGAGGAGATCGCCCGCTTCCTGTACAAGGGCGAGGGCCTGAACAAGACAGCCATCGGGGACTACCTGGGGGAGAG GGAAGAGCTGAACCTGGCAGTGCTCCATGCCTTCGTGGATCTGCACGAGTTTACTGACCTCAACCTGGTGCAGGCCCTCAG GCAGTTTCTCTGGAGCTTTCGCCTCCCCGGGGAGGCCCAGAAGATTGACCGGATGATGGAAGCGTTTGCCCAGCGATACTGCCTGTGCAACCCTGGGGTCTTCCAGTCCACAG ACACATGCTACGTGCTGTCCTTCGCCGTGATCATGCTGAACACCAGCCTCCACAACCCCAACGTCCGGGACAAGCCAGGCCTGGAGCGCTTTGTGGCCATGAACCGGGGCATCAACGAGGGTGGGGACCTGCCTGAGGAGCTGCTCAGG AACCTCTACGACAGCATCCGAAACGAGCCCTTCAAGATTCCTGAGGATGATGGGAATGACCTGACCCACACCTTCTTCAACCCGGATCGGGAGGGCTGGCTCCTTAAGCTGGG AGGGGGCCGGGTGAAGACGTGGAAGCGGCGCTGGTTTATCCTCACAGACAACTGCCTCTACTATTTTGAGTACACTACG GACAAGGAGCCCCGAGGTATCATCCCCCTGGAGAATCTGAGCATCCGCGAAGTGGATGACCCCCGGAAACCG AACTGCTTCGAGCTCTACATCCCCAACAACAAGGGGCAGCTCATCAAAGCCTGCAAAACGGAGGCCGACGGCCGAGTGGTGGAGGGCAACCACGTGGTGTACCGGATCTCGGCCCCGacacaggaggagaaggaggagtggaTCAAGTCCATCCA GGCCGCTGTGAGCGTGGACCCCTTCTACGAGATGCTGGCGGCGAGGAAGAAGCGGATTTCTGTCAAGAAGAAGCCAGAGCAGCCCtga
- the LMTK3 gene encoding serine/threonine-protein kinase LMTK3, with protein sequence MCVVCVFVPGTHRSLRAPAACLCVFARVIRASMLACGICVSTGLWESDVCVCVCARVRDVRGCVSVCVTPVSTGVLCCPFVGRLCVVAVCLGMSPWRPRGSLSVAYLVARAGLGDALLFPCGRAHLCRGPACLCLPRAARRPCVFVCDVYVSPSADGCPPLYGMCLSRRVSATSGRHVWAACTCLTAASWRGAHVSVLVAVPAVSRLGTVGPAPPARVCWSLSVPPPPLPSGSQCNWGASCHDDAPSSLQPPSSHPSSDRLSAPPILAALGGGALILFPPPSYPLPPPPPQQPRLPSSSPLSASPSLHLSVPSKRGRGVPEPVSSPSLPLSCVSCPSPGPGGGQGRAGPHGWGLRARPPLLPSRHHLHLPSILDKMPAPGALILLAAVSASGCLASPAHPDGFALGRAPLAPPYAVVLISCSGLLAFIFLLLTCLCCKRGDVGFKEFENPEGEDCSGEYTPPAEETSSSQSLPDVYILPLAEVSLPMPAPQPSHSDMTTPLGLSRQHLSYLQEIGSGWFGKVILGEIFSDYTPAQVVVKELRASAGPLEQRKFISEAQPYRSLQHPNVLQCLGVCVETLPFLLIMEFCQLGDLKRYLRAQRPPEGLSPELPPRDLRTLQRMGLEIARGLAHLHSHNYVHSDLALRNCLLTSDLTVRIGDYGLAHSNYKEDYYLTPERLWIPLRWAAPELLGELHGTFMVVDQSRESNIWSLGVTLWELFEFGAQPYRHLSDEEVLAFVVRQQHVKLARPRLKLPYGDYWYDILQSCWRPPAQRPSASDLQLQLTYLLSERPPRPPPPPPPPRDGPFPWPWPPQHSAPRPGTLSSPFPLLDGFPGADPDDVLTVTESSRGLNLECLWEKARRGAGRGGGAPPWQPASAPPAPHANPSNPFYEALSTPSVLPVISARSPSVSSEYYIRLEEHGSPPEPLFPNDWDPLDPGVPAPQASQAPSEVPQLVSETWASPLFPAARPFPAQSSASGSFLLSGWDPEGRGAGETLAGDPAEVLGERGTAPWAEEEEEEEEGSSPGEDSSSLGGGPSRRGPLPCPLCSREGACSCLPLERGDAVAGWGGHPALGCPHPPEDDSSLRAERGSLADLPLAPPASAPPEFLDPLMGAAAPQYPGRGPPPAPPPPPPPPRAPADPAVSPDPPSAVASPGSGLSSPGPKPGDSGYETETPFSPEGAFPGGGAAEEEGVPRPRAPPEPPDPGAPRPPPDPGPLPLPGTREKPTFVVQVSTEQLLMSLREDVTRNLLGEKGANPRETGPRKVGRGPGNREKAPGPSRDPTVLGSGKKAPSPTEDPSLPVNGVTVSENGGQRAPGIEEKVAENGAPGTPEREEKALEKVLEDGEVTPPRREEKVLANGELRSPEREEKALANGGLTPPKIEEKVSENGGPRLPRNTERLPETGPRRAPGPWEKGPESGVSAPETSLERAPEPGAVALSRNGGATAPGPTGPAPRSGVLEPGTERRAPETGGAPRAPGVGRLDLGSGGRAPVGMGTAPGGGLGSGADAKAGWVDSTRPPPPPPEAQPRRPEPAPQRARPEVASEGEPGVPDSRAGGDTAPSTDGDPPKPERKGPEMPRLFLDLGPPQGNSEQIKAKLSRLSLALPPLTLTPFPGPGPRRPPWEGADAGAAGGEAGGAGAPGPAEEDGEDEDEDEEEDEEAAAAAGAAAGPRGPGRARAAPVPVVVSSADADAARPLRGLLKSPRGADEPEDSELERKRKMVSFHGDVTVYLFDQETPTNELSVQGPPEGDTDPSTPPAPPTPPHPATPGDGFPSNDSGFGGSFEWAEDFPLLPPPGPPLCFSRFSVSPALETPGPPARAPDARPAGPVEN encoded by the exons ATGTGTGTGGTGTGCGTTTTTGTGCCTGGGACACACAGGTCCCTCCGCGCACCTGCTGCGTGTCTGTGCGTATTCGCGCGTGTGATACGTGCATCCATGTTAGCGTGCGGCATCTGTGTGTCCACGGGTCTCTGGGAGAgtgatgtctgtgtgtgtgtgtgtgcgcgcgtgagAGATGTGCgtggctgtgtgtctgtgtgcgtgacGCCGGTGTCTACGGGTGTTCTTTGTTGCCCGTTTGTGGGACGTCTGTGTGTTGTGGCCGTGTGCCTCGGCATGTCACCGTGGCGTCCGCGTGGATCTTTGTCTGTGGCGTACTTGGTGGCGCGTGCGGGTCTTGGCGATGCCCTGCTGTTCCCGTGTGGCAGGGCGCATCTGTGCCGGGGGCCGGCCTGCCTGTGCCTTCCCCGTGCAGCCCGTCGTCCCTGCGTCTTTGTGTGTGACGTGTACGTGTCCCCGTCTGCCGATGGCTGTCCACCTTTGTATGGGATGTGCTTGTCTAGGAGGGTCTCTGCGACGAGTGGCAGGCATGTGTGGGCTGCGTGTACCTGCCTGACAGCTGCATCTTGGCGTGGAGCACACGTGTCCGTGCTGGTGGCGGTCCCGGCGGTGTCCCGGCTAGGCACTGTGGGCCCTGCGCCCCCCGCAAGGGTCTGCTGgtccctgtctgtccctcctcctcccctcccttctggcagccAATGCAACTGGGGAGCCAGTTGCCATGACGACGCTCCATCCTCCCTCcaacctccctcctcccacccttcctctgaCAGGCTCTCTGCTCCCCCAATCCTGGCTGCCCTCGGGGGCGGGGCCCTCATTCTTTTCCCCCCCCCATCctaccctctccccccccccccaccccagcaacccCGGCTCCCCAGCTCCTCTCCTCTGTCCGCCTCTCCATCCCTTCATCTGTCTGTCCCTtcaaagagggggaggggggtaccTGAGCCAGTaagcagcccctccctccccctgtcctgcgtctcctgcccctctcctgggccGGGGGGAGGCCAGGGTCGCGCGGGTCCCCATGGCTGGGGGCTGAGGGcccgcccccccctcctccccagccgccaccacctccacctcccttcCATCCTCGACAAGATGCCTGCCCCCGGCGCCCTCATCCTCCTCGCGGCCGTCTCCGCCTCCGGCTGCCTGGCGTCCCCGGCCCACCCCG ATGGATTCGCCCTGGGCCGGGCCCCTCTGGCTCCTCCCTACGCCGTGGTCCTCATTTCCTGCTCCGGCTTGCTGgccttcatcttcctcctcctcacctgtcTGTGTTGCAAACGGGGTGATGTCGGCTTCAAG GAGTTTGAGAACCCTGAAGGGGAGGACTGCTCCGGGGAGTACACTCCCCCGGCGGAGGAGACCTCCTCCTCACAGTCGCTGCCTGATGTCTACATTCTCCCGCTGGCTGAGGTCTCCCTGCCGATGCCTGCGCCGCAGCCTTCACACTCAG acATGACCACCCCCCTGGGCCTTAGCCGCCAACACCTCAGCTACTTACAAGAGATTGGGAGTGGCTGGTTTGGGAag GTGATCCTGGGAGAGATTTTCTCCGACTACACCCCAGCCCAGGTGGTGGTGAAGGAGCTCCGAGCCAGCGCGGGGCCCCTGGAGCAGCGCAAGTTCATCTCGGAAGCACAGCCATACAG GAGCCTGCAGCACCCCAACGTCCTCCAGTGCCTGGGCGTCTGTGTGGAAACACTGCCCTTTCTGCTGATCATGGAGTTCTGTCAACTG gGGGACCTGAAGCGTTACCTCCGGGCCCAGCGGCCCCCTGAGGGCCTGTCCCCTGAGCTGCCCCCACGGGACCTGCGGACACTGCAGAGGATGGGCCTGGAGATCGCCCGCGGGCTGGCACATCTCCACTCCCACAACTACGTGCACAG cgaCCTGGCCCTGCGCAACTGCCTACTGACCTCCGACCTCACCGTGCGCATCGGAGACTACGGGCTAGCCCACAGCAACTACAAG GAGGACTACTACCTGACCCCCGAGCGCCTGTGGATCCCGCTGCGCTGGGCGGCGCCTGAGCTCCTTGGGGAGCTGCACGGGACCTTCATGGTGGTGGACCAGAGCCGCGAGAGCAACATCTG GTCCCTGGGGGTGACCCTGTGGGAACTCTTCGAGTTTGGGGCCCAGCCCTACCGTCACCTGTCAGACGAGGAGGTCCTCGCCTTCGTGGTCCGCCAGCAGCACGTCAAGCTGGCCCGGCCCAGGCTCAAGCTGCCCTATGGGGACTACTG gtACGACATCCTTCAGTCCTGCTGGCGGCCACCTGCCCAGCGCCCTTCGGCCTCTGACCTCCAACTGCAGCTCACTTACCTGCTCTCTGAGCGCCCCCCacggcccccgccccccccacccccaccccgagacGGTCCCTTCCCTTGGCCCTGGCCCCCGCAGCACAGCGCGCCCCGCCCGGGGACCCTCTCCTCACCGTTCCCCCTTCtggatggcttccctggggccGACCCCGACGACGTGCTCACGGTAACTGAGAGCAGCCGTGGCCTCAACCTTGAGTGCCTGTGGGAGAAGGCGCGGCGGGGGgccggccggggagggggggcgccgCCCTGGCAGCCGGCGTCCGCGCCCCCAGCGCCCCATGCCAACCCCTCCAACCCTTTCTATGAGGCGCTGTCCACGCCCAGCGTGCTGCCCGTCATCAGCGCCCGCAGCCCCTCTGTGAGCAGCGAATACTACATTCGCCTGGAGGAGCACGGCTCCCCCCCAGAGCCCCTCTTCCCCAATGACTGGGACCCCCTGGACCCAGGAGTGCCTGCCCCCCAGGCCTCCCAGGCCCCTTCCGAGGTCCCCCAGCTGGTGTCCGAGACCTGGgcctcccccctcttccctgcAGCTCGGCCCTTCCCGGCCCAGTCCTCAGCATCAGGCAGCTTCCTCCTGAGTGGCTGGGACCCCGAGGGCCGAGGCGCCGGGGAGACCCTGGCGGGAGACCCTGCCGAGGTGCTGGGGGAGCGGGGTACCGCCCCGtgggcagaagaggaggaggaggaggaggagggcagctcCCCGGGGGAGGACAGCAGCAGCCTTGGGGGTGGCCCCAGCCGCCGGGGTCCCCTACCCTGTCCCCTGTGCAGCCGGGAGGGGGCCtgctcctgcctgcctctggaGCGGGGGGATGCCGTTGCGGGCTGGGGGGGCCACCCCGCTCTTGGCTGCCCCCATCCCCCAGAGGACGACTCGTCCCTGCGGGCAGAGCGGGGCTCCCTAGCCGACTTGCCCCTGGCCCCCCCCGCCTCGGCCCCCCCCGAGTTTCTGGACCCCCTCATGGGGGCGGCGGCGCCCCAGTACCCCGGGCGGGGGCCAcctcccgctcccccccccccgccgccacctcCCCGGGCCCCCGCGGACCCGGCCGTGTCCCCCGACCCTCCCTCGGCCGTGGCCAGTCCCGGCTCAGGCCTGTCGTCTCCGGGCCCCAAGCCGGGGGACAGCGGCTACGAGACCGAGACCCCTTTTTCCCCCGAGGGAGCCTTCCCAGGCGGGGGGGCAGCCGAGGAGGAAGGGGTCCCTCGACCGCGGGCTCCCCCCGAGCCCCCCGACCCGGGAGCGCCCCGGCCACCCCCAGACCCGGGTCCCCTCCCGCTGCCGGGGACCCGGGAGAAGCCGACCTTCGTAGTTCAAGTGAGCACCGAGCAGCTGCTGATGTCCCTGCGGGAGGACGTGACAAGGAACCTCCTGGGGGAGAAGGGGGCAAACCCCCGCGAGACGGGAcccaggaaggtggggagaggtcCCGGGAACAGAGAGAAAGCCCCGGGCCCGAGCAGGGACCCCACAGTCCTGGGCAGCGGGAAGAAAGCCCCAAGCCCGACCGAGGACCCGAGCCTCCCCGTGAACGGGGTGACAGTGTCGGAGAACGGGGGACAGAGAGCCCCAGGCATCGAGGAGAAGGTGGCAGAGAACGGGGCCCCAGGGACCCccgagagagaagagaaagcgcTGGAGAAGGTGCTGGAGGATGGGGAGGTGACACCAccaaggagggaggagaaagtgctGGCGAATGGGGAGCTGAGGTCCCccgagagagaagagaaagcgcTGGCGAATGGGGGCCTGACACCCCCAAAGATCGAGGAGAAGGTGTCAGAGAATGGGGGCCCGAGACTGCCCAGGAACACGGAGAGGCTGCCGGAGACTGGGCCTCGGagagccccagggccctgggagaAGGGGCCCGAGAGTGGGGTGTCAGCCCCAGAGACCTCGCTGGAGAGAGCCCCCGAGCCCGGCGCGGTGGCCTTGTCCCGGAACGGCGGGGCGACAGCCCCTGGCCCCACTGGCCCAGCCCCCAGGAGCGGGGTGCTGGAACCCGGGACCGAGAGGAGAGCCCCCGAGACTGGGGGGGCACCGAGAGCCCCCGGGGTTGGGAGGCTGGACCTCGGGAGTGGGGGCCGAGCCCCAGTGGGCATGGGGACGGCCCCCGGCGGCGGCCTCGGAAGCGGCGCGGACGCAAAGGCCGGATGGGTAGACAGCACGAGGCCACCACCGCCACCGCCGGAAGCACAGCCGAGGAGGCCGGAGCCAGCGCCCCAGAGAGCCAGGCCGGAGGTGGCCTCCGAGGGAGAGCCCGGGGTCCCAGACAGCAGGGCCGGCGGAGACACAGCACCCAGCACAGACGGGGACCCCCCCAAACCCGAGAGGAAGGGCCCCGAGATGCCACGACTGTTCTTGGACTTGGGACCTCCTCAGGGGAACAGCGAGCAGATCAAAG CCAAGCTCTCGCGGCTCTCTCTGGCGCTGCCGCCGCTCACGCTCACGCCGTTCCCGGGTCCGGGCCCGCGGCGACCCCCGTGGGAGGGCGCGGACGCCGGGGCGGCTGGCGGGGAggccggcggggcgggggcgccgggGCCGGCGGAGGAGGACGGggaggacgaggacgaggacgaggaggaggacgaggaggcggcggcggcggcgggcgcggcggcggGGCCGCGGGGCCCCGGGAGGGCGCGGGCAGCCCCGGTGCCCGTCGTGGTGAGCAGCGCCGACGCGGACGCGGCCCGCCCGTTGCGGGGGCTGCTCAAGTCTCCGCGCGGGGCCGACGAGCCCGAGGACAGCGAACTGGAGAGGAAGCGCAAGATGGTCTCCTTCCACGGGGACGTGACCGTCTACCTCTTCGACCAG GAGACGCCAACCAACGAGCTGAGCGTCCAGGGCCCCCCCGAGGGGGACACGGACCCGTCAACGCCCCCAGCGCCCCCGACgcctccccaccccgccacccccggAGATGGGTTTCCCAGCAACGACAGCGGCTTTG GAGGCAGTTTCGAATGGGCGGAggatttccccctcctccccccgccagGCCCCCCCCTGTGCTTCTCCCGCTTCTCCGTCTCGCCTGCGCTGGAGACCCCGGGGCCCCCCGCCCGGGCCCCCGACGCCCGGCCCGCAG GCCCCGTGGAGAACTGA
- the KCNJ14 gene encoding ATP-sensitive inward rectifier potassium channel 14, giving the protein MGLARALRRLSGALEPGEGRAGDEEEAGPGLCRNGWVASPAGRRRGRFVKKDGHCNVRFVNLGGQGARYLSDLFTTCVDVRWRWMCLLFSCSFLASWLLFGLAFWLIASLHGDLAAPPPPAPCFSHVASFLAAFLFALETQTSIGYGVRSVTEECPAAVAAVVLQCIAGCVLDAFVVGAVMAKMAKPKKRNETLVFSENAVVALRDRRLCLMWRVGNLRRSHLVEAHVRAQLLQPRVTPEGEYIPLDHQDVDVGFDGGTDRIFLVSPITIVHEIDSASPLYELGRAELARADFELVVILEGMVEATAMTTQCRSSYLPGELLWGHRFEPVLFQRGSQYEVDYRHFHRTYEVPGTPVCSAKELDEQAERASHSPKSSFPGSLAAFCYENELALSCCQEEEEEEEAKEEDGAEAEDGIASPQVLTPTLALTLPP; this is encoded by the exons ATGGGCCTGGCCAGGGCCCTGCGCCGCCTTAGCGGCGCCCTGGAGCCAGGAGAGGGCCGGGCCGGCGACGAGGAGGAGGCCGGGCCGGGGCTGTGCCGCAACGGGTGGGTGGCGTCGCCGGCAGGGCGGCGCCGCGGGCGCTTCGTCAAGAAGGACGGGCACTGCAACGTGCGCTTCGTGAACCTGGGCGGCCAGGGCGCGCGCTACCTGAGCGACCTGTTCACCACGTGCGTGGACGTGCGCTGGCGCTGGATGTGCCTGCtcttctcctgctccttcctcGCCTCCTGGCTGCTCTTCGGCCTGGCCTTCTGGCTCATCGCCTCGCTGCACGGCGACCtggccgcgccgccgccgcccgcgccctgCTTCTCGCACGTGGCCAGCTTCCTGGCCGCCTTCCTCTTCGCGCTGGAGACGCAGACGTCCATCGGCTACGGCGTGCGCAGCGTCACCGAGGAGTGCCCGGCCGCCGTGGCCGCCGTCGTGCTGCAGTGCATCGCCGGCTGCGTGCTCGACGCCTTCGTCGTGGGCGCCGTCATGGCCAAGATGGCCAAGCCCAAGAAGCGCAACGAGACGCTCGTGTTCAGCGAGAACGCCGTCGTGGCGCTGCGCGACCGCCGCCTCTGCCTCATGTGGCGCGTCGGCAACCTGCGCCGCAGCCACCTGGTCGAGGCCCACGTGCGGGCCCAGCTGCTGCAG CCTCGAGTGACCCCGGAGGGTGAGTACATTCCCCTGGATCACCAGGATGTGGACGTGGGCTTTGATGGCGGCACTGATCGAATCTTCCTCGTGTCTCCCATCACCATCGTGCACGAGATCGACTCCGCCAGTCCCCTGTATGAACTAGGACGTGCCGAGCTGGCCCGGGCTGACTTTGAGCTGGTGGTCATTCTTGAGGGCATGGTTGAGGCCACGGCCATGACCACACAGTGTCGCTCCTCCTACCTCCCTGGTGAGCTGCTCTGGGGCCATCGTTTTGAGCCGGTCCTCTTCCAGCGTGGCTCCCAGTACGAGGTCGATTACCGCCATTTCCACCGCACTTACGAGGTCCCAGGGACACCAGTCTGCAGCGCCAAGGAGttggatgaacaggcagagcggGCTTCACACAGCCCCAAGTCCAGCTTCCCCGGCTCTCTGGCTGCATTTTGTTACGAGAATGAACTTGCACTGAGCTGCtgccaggaggaagaggaggaggaggaggccaaggAGGAGGACGGAGCGGAGGCAGAAGATGGCATTGCCAGCCCCCAAGTACTCACACCGACCCTGGCACTGACCCTGCCCCCGTGA